One segment of Pseudodesulfovibrio sp. 5S69 DNA contains the following:
- a CDS encoding DODA-type extradiol aromatic ring-opening family dioxygenase produces the protein MNEIKQGSPAVIYLSHGAGPLPLLGDAGHAEMIENLKVLATRIERPSAILVVSAHWEETVPTVTAGNQPPLYYDYYGFPPESYEIAYPAPGDNALSEAVRGTLAAHGLPCGTEEARGFDHGLFVPLKIMYPEADIPCVQLSLIKGLDPAAHLALGEALAGLDRENLLILGSGFSFHNMRAFFAQDTAETALANGEFQQWLVGTCADPALTPEERATRLVHWEDAPHARYCHPREEHLLPLHVCCGAAGRPCDEHFRLIIIGKAASTHLWQPA, from the coding sequence ATGAATGAAATCAAGCAAGGCTCCCCGGCCGTCATCTACCTCTCCCACGGGGCGGGGCCGCTGCCCCTGCTGGGCGACGCAGGCCATGCGGAGATGATCGAAAACCTCAAGGTCCTCGCCACGCGCATTGAAAGGCCGTCCGCCATCCTGGTGGTCAGCGCCCACTGGGAGGAGACCGTGCCGACCGTGACCGCCGGCAACCAGCCGCCGCTCTATTACGACTACTACGGCTTCCCGCCGGAGTCCTACGAGATCGCCTACCCCGCCCCCGGCGACAATGCGCTGTCCGAGGCCGTGCGCGGGACCCTCGCGGCGCACGGTCTGCCCTGCGGCACGGAGGAGGCGCGCGGCTTCGACCACGGCCTGTTCGTCCCGCTGAAGATCATGTACCCCGAGGCGGACATCCCCTGCGTCCAGCTATCGCTGATCAAGGGATTGGACCCGGCCGCGCACCTGGCTCTGGGCGAAGCCCTGGCCGGGCTCGACCGCGAGAACCTGCTCATCCTCGGCTCGGGGTTCTCCTTCCACAACATGCGCGCCTTTTTCGCGCAGGACACGGCGGAGACAGCCCTGGCCAACGGCGAGTTCCAGCAATGGCTCGTCGGGACCTGCGCCGACCCGGCCCTGACCCCGGAGGAACGGGCGACGCGGCTGGTCCATTGGGAGGACGCCCCGCACGCCCGCTACTGCCACCCGCGCGAGGAGCACCTGCTGCCCCTGCACGTCTGCTGCGGCGCGGCGGGCCGCCCGTGCGACGAACACTTCCGGCTGATCATCATCGGCAAGGCGGCGAGCACCCACCTCTGGCAACCGGCCTGA
- a CDS encoding ADP-ribosylglycohydrolase family protein, producing the protein MTNEGIRDRAAGALMGAWIGDALGLGPHWYYDLDELRRDYGPWITGYTAPRPGRYHDGMKAGQSSQSGFILELTARSLAERGDYDEADFCRRMDEELFPLLNGQPANGPGGYTSQSIREAWRRRVEQKRPWGETAGHADTTEAIERTLAIAVRYALDPGRLAETVSRNAALTQSDDLVLSLTVAYCAVLAQLVRGSALDAHLSDTLMDLVKKNVLPFHAVTRDGLKPPRPGDPDPPRAGRFASPDALLSPSYIARAAADPDIRIEPAWKVSLVYGMPCAIYHMLPAAYYLAARFRDDFESAVLHALNGGGQNQVRAILAGTLVGAQVGLSGIPQRFIDGLERGGELRTLALELAAQAAEPTEL; encoded by the coding sequence ATGACGAACGAAGGCATACGGGACCGCGCCGCGGGCGCGTTGATGGGCGCCTGGATAGGCGACGCACTGGGCCTGGGACCGCACTGGTATTACGATCTGGACGAGCTACGCCGCGACTACGGCCCGTGGATAACCGGCTACACCGCCCCCCGTCCGGGGCGCTACCACGACGGCATGAAGGCCGGGCAGTCGTCGCAGTCCGGGTTCATCCTCGAACTGACCGCCCGCTCCCTGGCGGAACGCGGCGACTACGACGAAGCGGACTTCTGCCGCCGCATGGACGAGGAGCTCTTTCCCCTGCTCAACGGCCAGCCTGCCAACGGGCCGGGCGGCTACACCAGCCAGTCCATCCGCGAGGCCTGGCGCAGGCGGGTGGAGCAAAAGCGCCCTTGGGGCGAGACCGCCGGGCACGCCGACACCACCGAGGCCATCGAGCGCACCCTGGCCATCGCCGTGCGCTACGCCCTCGATCCGGGCCGCCTGGCCGAGACGGTCAGCCGCAACGCGGCCCTGACCCAGTCCGACGACCTGGTCCTGTCCCTGACCGTGGCCTACTGCGCGGTGCTCGCCCAGCTCGTTCGGGGAAGCGCGCTCGACGCGCACCTGTCCGACACGCTCATGGACCTCGTCAAAAAAAACGTCCTGCCCTTCCACGCCGTGACCCGCGACGGGCTCAAGCCCCCGCGCCCCGGCGACCCGGACCCACCGCGCGCGGGCCGCTTCGCCTCGCCCGACGCCCTGCTCTCGCCGAGCTACATAGCCCGGGCGGCGGCCGATCCGGACATCCGCATCGAGCCCGCCTGGAAAGTCTCCCTGGTCTACGGCATGCCCTGCGCCATATATCACATGCTCCCGGCGGCCTACTACCTGGCGGCCCGCTTCCGCGACGACTTCGAGTCGGCCGTGCTGCACGCGCTCAACGGCGGCGGCCAGAACCAGGTCCGGGCCATCCTGGCCGGAACCCTCGTGGGCGCCCAGGTGGGGCTGTCCGGCATCCCCCAACGCTTCATCGACGGCCTGGAGCGGGGCGGGGAGCTACGCACCCTGGCCCTCGAACTGGCCGCACAGGCGGCCGAGCCGACCGAACTATAA
- the mazG gene encoding nucleoside triphosphate pyrophosphohydrolase has protein sequence MSETRHDAPALAMRELLGVIEALIAPDGCPWDKEQTPLTLCDYLAEEAFELIEGIRSGDAREAMEELGDVMFILLFMATLYERNGSHTLADSLNYSAAKMIRRHPHVFGDKHFDNIDELWDNWEKTKREENKGTNRKRVFDSLPSGLPPMLKAYRINSKAARNGFTWESDRDVEAQLKEEWAEWQEAMTSGHAEDSEREFGDYLFTLVELGRRKGIKANAALDFANQKFLTRFAKMEELAEMRGLALADLGLDEMNTLWDEVKDWEQA, from the coding sequence ATGAGCGAAACAAGACATGACGCCCCGGCTCTGGCCATGCGTGAGTTGCTCGGGGTCATCGAGGCCCTGATCGCGCCCGACGGCTGCCCCTGGGACAAGGAACAGACCCCGTTGACCCTGTGCGACTACCTGGCCGAGGAGGCCTTCGAGCTGATCGAGGGCATCCGCTCCGGGGACGCCCGCGAAGCCATGGAGGAACTGGGCGACGTCATGTTCATCCTCCTGTTCATGGCCACCCTGTACGAGCGCAACGGCTCCCACACCCTGGCCGATTCCCTCAACTACAGCGCGGCCAAGATGATCCGGCGCCACCCGCACGTGTTCGGCGACAAGCACTTCGACAACATCGACGAGCTGTGGGACAACTGGGAAAAGACCAAGCGCGAGGAGAACAAGGGCACCAACCGCAAGCGGGTCTTCGACTCCCTGCCCTCCGGCCTGCCGCCCATGCTCAAGGCGTACCGTATCAACTCCAAGGCCGCCCGCAACGGGTTCACCTGGGAGTCCGACCGGGACGTGGAGGCCCAATTGAAGGAAGAATGGGCCGAGTGGCAGGAAGCCATGACCTCAGGCCACGCCGAGGACTCGGAGCGTGAGTTCGGCGACTACCTCTTCACCCTGGTGGAGCTGGGCAGGCGCAAGGGCATCAAGGCCAACGCGGCGCTCGATTTCGCCAACCAGAAGTTCCTGACCCGGTTCGCCAAGATGGAGGAGTTGGCCGAAATGCGCGGCCTCGCCCTGGCCGACCTGGGCCTGGACGAGATGAACACCCTGTGGGACGAGGTCAAGGACTGGGAACAGGCCTAG
- a CDS encoding CvpA family protein has translation MNFLDIILICIVALFVLRGFFRGLVQEVLSLIAVVLAIFLASRFDDVLAPHLKLYISSDITVSALSYSLIFIGTLVVVWLVTKLIRSVLEISLLGWIDRTLGGVFGLLEGVLICLVGLMFLQTFAPRSDILNESYLAPRARHMVDKMGEYVDLPQALDSAKSALGIRHDDDAE, from the coding sequence ATGAATTTTCTGGATATCATTCTCATCTGCATTGTCGCCCTCTTCGTCCTGCGCGGTTTCTTCCGCGGCCTGGTGCAGGAAGTCCTGTCGCTGATCGCCGTGGTCCTGGCCATTTTCCTGGCGTCGCGCTTCGACGATGTCCTCGCCCCGCATCTGAAACTCTACATCTCGAGCGACATCACGGTCAGCGCCCTGTCCTACTCGCTGATCTTCATCGGCACCCTGGTGGTGGTCTGGCTGGTGACCAAGCTGATCCGCAGCGTGCTGGAGATATCCCTGCTCGGCTGGATCGACCGCACTCTGGGCGGTGTCTTCGGCCTGCTCGAAGGCGTGCTCATCTGCCTGGTCGGCCTGATGTTCCTCCAGACCTTCGCCCCCCGGTCCGACATTCTCAACGAGTCCTACCTCGCGCCCAGGGCGCGGCACATGGTGGACAAGATGGGCGAATACGTCGACCTGCCCCAGGCCCTGGACTCGGCCAAGAGCGCCTTGGGCATCAGGCACGACGACGACGCCGAGTAG
- the rfbC gene encoding dTDP-4-dehydrorhamnose 3,5-epimerase codes for MQVHETEFPGLLVLVPKVFQDERGFFLESYNADHFREIGIDCGFVQDNHAYSKDVGVLRGFHFQVPPAAQAKLVWVTRGAVLDVVVDLRRGSPTYGRVEHVILSAANFKRIFIPKGFGHAYVTIMPDTEFQYKVDAPYSPGHESGLAWDDPAIGMDWEPALRGREPILSEKDRRLPGLASFESPFTFED; via the coding sequence ATGCAGGTCCATGAGACGGAATTTCCCGGTCTGCTCGTCCTGGTTCCCAAGGTATTTCAGGATGAGCGGGGCTTTTTTCTGGAAAGCTACAACGCCGATCACTTCCGGGAGATCGGCATAGACTGCGGGTTCGTCCAGGACAATCACGCCTACTCCAAGGACGTCGGCGTGTTGCGCGGTTTCCATTTCCAGGTGCCGCCCGCGGCTCAGGCCAAGCTGGTCTGGGTGACGCGGGGCGCGGTCCTGGACGTGGTCGTGGACCTGCGACGGGGGTCTCCCACCTATGGCCGGGTGGAGCACGTGATCCTGAGCGCCGCCAACTTCAAGCGCATTTTCATTCCCAAGGGGTTCGGCCACGCCTATGTGACCATCATGCCGGACACGGAGTTCCAGTACAAGGTGGACGCGCCGTATTCGCCGGGGCACGAAAGCGGCCTGGCCTGGGACGACCCGGCCATCGGCATGGACTGGGAACCGGCCCTCCGGGGCAGGGAGCCCATTCTCTCTGAAAAGGACCGGCGTCTGCCCGGACTGGCCTCTTTCGAATCTCCCTTTACCTTCGAGGATTGA
- a CDS encoding mannose-1-phosphate guanylyltransferase/mannose-6-phosphate isomerase codes for MTRNDPVATPFAEDCHAIILAGGSGTRLWPLSRNLLPKQLLVLGGTSTLLQQTVARVLEVFPPDHVWVVTNEEHVFEVRKQVAGLDQTLEGQVLAEPMGRNTLPAIMLGLDKVVEANPKALAAVFPSDHLISDGGAWAHDLARASELAVRKRFVTFGVQPDKPETGYGYIALGEDLGGNAFAVEGFVEKPDFLTADRFLREGTHLWNSGMFLFSAKHFLTQVARCEPVLWAWWMGRDEAPLVQGYRDIPDISVDYGVVEKIDNIVVVKAGFEWDDLGSWEAMYRLGDKDADGNVVRGDVLAMNCTDCLLISEGGKLAVSGLAHMIMVQTRDATLACPMDRVQTVRDVVGALKAQGSRLVESHTTVYRPWGNYTVLEEGPQYKIKRIQVTPGARLSSQMHHHRSEHWVVVDGTAEVEVDNEPRILVENQSVDIPKASQHRLANPGKVPLNIIEIQSGPYLEEDDIVRFDDVYGRAQK; via the coding sequence ATGACTCGAAACGATCCGGTTGCAACGCCGTTCGCCGAGGACTGCCACGCCATCATCCTGGCGGGCGGGTCCGGTACCCGGCTCTGGCCGCTCTCCCGGAACCTGCTGCCCAAGCAGTTGCTGGTCCTGGGGGGCACGTCCACCCTGTTGCAGCAGACCGTGGCCCGCGTCCTTGAGGTCTTCCCCCCGGACCACGTCTGGGTGGTGACCAACGAGGAGCACGTCTTTGAAGTACGCAAGCAGGTGGCGGGCCTGGACCAGACCCTGGAAGGGCAGGTCCTGGCCGAGCCGATGGGCCGCAACACCCTGCCGGCCATCATGCTCGGCCTGGACAAGGTGGTGGAGGCCAATCCCAAGGCCCTGGCCGCCGTGTTCCCGTCCGACCACCTCATCAGCGACGGCGGGGCGTGGGCCCATGACCTGGCGCGCGCCTCGGAACTGGCCGTGCGAAAACGGTTCGTGACCTTCGGGGTGCAGCCGGACAAGCCCGAGACCGGCTACGGGTACATCGCGCTGGGCGAGGACCTCGGGGGCAACGCCTTTGCCGTGGAAGGGTTCGTGGAGAAGCCGGACTTCCTGACCGCGGACCGGTTTCTGCGCGAGGGCACCCACCTGTGGAACAGCGGCATGTTCCTGTTCTCGGCCAAGCATTTCCTGACCCAGGTGGCCCGTTGCGAGCCGGTCCTGTGGGCCTGGTGGATGGGCCGCGACGAGGCCCCGCTGGTTCAGGGATACCGAGATATCCCCGATATTTCGGTGGACTACGGCGTGGTCGAGAAGATCGACAACATCGTTGTGGTCAAGGCCGGGTTCGAATGGGACGACCTGGGCAGTTGGGAGGCCATGTACCGGCTGGGCGACAAGGATGCTGACGGCAACGTGGTCCGGGGCGACGTCCTGGCCATGAACTGCACGGACTGCCTGCTCATCAGCGAGGGCGGAAAGCTGGCCGTGTCCGGGCTCGCCCATATGATTATGGTCCAGACGCGGGACGCCACCCTGGCCTGTCCCATGGACCGCGTGCAGACCGTGCGCGACGTGGTCGGCGCCCTCAAGGCCCAGGGCAGCCGGCTGGTGGAGAGCCACACCACCGTGTACCGCCCGTGGGGCAACTACACGGTGCTGGAGGAGGGGCCGCAGTACAAGATCAAGCGCATCCAGGTCACGCCCGGCGCGCGCTTGAGCTCGCAGATGCACCATCACCGCAGCGAGCACTGGGTGGTGGTGGACGGAACGGCCGAGGTGGAGGTGGACAACGAGCCGCGCATCCTGGTGGAGAACCAGTCCGTGGACATTCCCAAGGCCTCCCAGCACCGGCTGGCCAACCCGGGCAAGGTCCCGCTGAACATCATCGAGATACAGAGCGGGCCGTATCTGGAGGAAGACGACATCGTCCGGTTCGACGATGTCTACGGCCGGGCGCAGAAATAG
- a CDS encoding cytochrome c3 family protein: MEERKASKRCGGVFPFIIGFLATCVLGWAVIPGLFFQKEEQPVWFSHAVHVDGQGMDCESCHYFRDDGTYAGFPTNEVCAECHAVDPEEAQAAIAEEGIDPNDYDAIMKAGIGAIEDNLASSDEDKMQAEREYVVKYLIQGKEVPWLNYQYQPDNVYFSHASHKSLSIEDLASLKKELSDVVDPSVFEGEAPEQNCNLCHLKDIQTNDVPPALERNVLSGYSKTTMKMWKCERCHALKGQPNACYTCHK, encoded by the coding sequence ATGGAGGAAAGAAAAGCATCAAAACGGTGTGGAGGGGTGTTCCCCTTTATCATCGGCTTCCTGGCTACCTGCGTCTTGGGGTGGGCTGTTATCCCCGGTCTGTTCTTCCAAAAGGAGGAACAACCCGTCTGGTTCAGCCACGCCGTGCACGTGGACGGTCAGGGAATGGATTGCGAAAGCTGTCACTATTTCCGGGATGACGGCACCTACGCCGGTTTCCCGACCAACGAAGTCTGCGCCGAATGTCACGCGGTCGATCCCGAAGAGGCCCAGGCGGCCATTGCGGAGGAAGGCATCGACCCGAACGACTACGACGCCATCATGAAGGCCGGCATCGGCGCCATCGAGGACAATCTGGCTTCCTCGGACGAGGACAAGATGCAGGCCGAACGCGAGTACGTGGTCAAGTATCTGATCCAGGGCAAGGAAGTTCCCTGGCTGAATTACCAGTACCAGCCGGACAACGTCTATTTTTCGCATGCCTCGCACAAGAGCCTCTCCATCGAGGACCTGGCGAGTCTGAAGAAGGAATTGTCCGATGTGGTCGATCCCTCGGTCTTCGAGGGCGAGGCCCCCGAGCAGAACTGCAACCTCTGCCATCTGAAGGATATTCAGACGAACGATGTGCCGCCGGCCCTCGAGCGCAATGTCCTGTCCGGGTACAGCAAGACGACTATGAAGATGTGGAAGTGCGAACGGTGCCACGCCCTCAAGGGCCAGCCCAACGCCTGCTACACCTGTCACAAGTAA
- the qrcB gene encoding menaquinone reductase molybdopterin-binding-like subunit QrcB, which translates to MSVARRTFIQLGAGATVGILFTPTVWKALDDVSIWTQNWPWIPKLKYGAVENKPTVSKMCESGCAVKVRTVAGEPFGTMGNEDNPISGGGICPLCANGVQVKNSPNRIKAPMLNGEEITWEKAQEVVAEKLAAAGSKVAVISGDQTGTANEVFSALLADKGSDAFYVMPCDMQAADKAWTGLMGGSGQIGYDLEGADLVLLAGADALESWGPTVANLKSFAANESGKFIFAGPMQTKTASVTSEWVPVPAEGMAAFTLGIAYYVLQAGKSVDTGDFGQFKAMVMSEYTPAKVEAATGVKADRMAAVAKQLLTASNPVVVPAGPVAAHGAAFALNLLLGGAMKALPEFAKAIPTAMSRSEMLKADILDGVDTDLLFVYEANPAYALPEKVKAGFTVAFDMVQTETTATANLVLPSLHPYERFDDLASPYGLAAATYSLGAPVCKPAVDASSAATFILGLADLGFASFEEVLGAKVEAIGADMDALQGGEAYVVEGEAPMAASLAANVLGKAAVPVKGTGAVGLVPYTLLNVGTANQATTPNAPCTISNNQLLGDYMVVMMGSATAKQLGVSVGSKVKLSGGKGECEALVQIFEGVMPGVVAAPLGLGHTVGDEFSKGKGDNVYKILTVSSEAAAGASTWAGSTVNVAKI; encoded by the coding sequence ATGAGCGTAGCACGCAGAACTTTTATTCAGTTGGGTGCGGGCGCCACCGTCGGTATTCTTTTTACCCCGACGGTGTGGAAAGCCCTTGATGATGTTTCCATCTGGACACAGAACTGGCCCTGGATCCCCAAGTTGAAATACGGGGCGGTCGAGAACAAGCCCACCGTGTCCAAGATGTGCGAGTCCGGTTGCGCCGTGAAAGTCCGGACCGTTGCCGGTGAACCCTTCGGGACCATGGGCAACGAAGACAACCCGATCTCGGGCGGCGGCATCTGCCCCCTGTGCGCCAACGGCGTCCAGGTCAAGAACAGCCCCAACCGGATCAAGGCCCCCATGCTGAACGGCGAGGAGATCACCTGGGAGAAAGCCCAGGAGGTCGTGGCCGAAAAGCTGGCCGCCGCCGGTTCCAAGGTCGCGGTCATCTCCGGCGATCAGACGGGCACGGCCAATGAGGTCTTCTCCGCGCTGCTGGCCGACAAGGGCAGCGACGCCTTTTATGTCATGCCCTGCGACATGCAGGCGGCCGACAAGGCCTGGACCGGCCTGATGGGCGGTTCCGGCCAGATCGGCTACGACCTGGAAGGAGCCGACCTGGTCCTCCTGGCCGGAGCCGACGCCCTGGAATCCTGGGGCCCGACGGTCGCCAACCTCAAGTCGTTCGCGGCCAACGAGTCCGGCAAGTTCATCTTCGCCGGTCCCATGCAGACCAAGACCGCTTCCGTGACCTCCGAGTGGGTCCCGGTTCCGGCCGAGGGCATGGCTGCCTTCACCCTGGGCATCGCCTACTATGTCCTGCAGGCCGGAAAGTCCGTCGACACGGGCGACTTCGGACAGTTCAAGGCCATGGTCATGAGCGAGTACACCCCGGCCAAGGTCGAGGCCGCCACCGGCGTCAAGGCCGACCGCATGGCCGCCGTGGCCAAGCAGTTGCTGACCGCCTCCAACCCGGTGGTCGTTCCCGCGGGTCCGGTTGCGGCCCACGGCGCGGCGTTCGCGCTGAACCTGCTGCTCGGCGGCGCCATGAAGGCTCTGCCCGAGTTCGCCAAGGCCATCCCCACCGCCATGAGCCGCTCCGAGATGCTCAAGGCGGACATCCTGGATGGCGTGGATACCGACCTGTTGTTCGTCTACGAGGCCAACCCCGCTTACGCCCTGCCCGAAAAGGTCAAGGCCGGCTTCACCGTTGCCTTCGACATGGTCCAGACGGAAACCACGGCCACGGCCAACCTGGTTCTGCCGAGCCTGCATCCCTACGAGCGGTTCGACGACCTGGCCAGCCCCTACGGCCTGGCCGCCGCCACCTATTCCCTGGGTGCGCCGGTCTGCAAACCGGCCGTGGACGCCTCTTCCGCCGCCACCTTCATCCTCGGACTGGCCGATCTCGGCTTCGCGTCCTTTGAAGAGGTCCTCGGCGCCAAGGTGGAAGCCATCGGCGCGGACATGGACGCCCTCCAGGGCGGCGAAGCCTACGTGGTCGAGGGCGAAGCCCCGATGGCCGCCTCGCTTGCCGCCAACGTGCTGGGCAAGGCCGCGGTTCCCGTCAAGGGCACCGGTGCAGTGGGGCTGGTTCCCTACACCCTGCTCAACGTCGGCACCGCCAATCAGGCCACCACGCCCAACGCGCCGTGCACCATCAGCAACAACCAGTTGCTCGGCGACTACATGGTCGTGATGATGGGATCGGCCACCGCCAAACAACTCGGCGTGTCCGTCGGGTCCAAGGTCAAGCTCTCCGGTGGGAAGGGCGAATGCGAAGCCCTGGTGCAGATCTTCGAAGGCGTCATGCCCGGCGTCGTGGCCGCTCCCCTGGGGCTGGGCCACACCGTGGGCGACGAGTTCTCGAAGGGCAAGGGCGATAATGTCTACAAGATCCTCACGGTGAGCTCGGAGGCTGCCGCCGGCGCCTCCACATGGGCCGGTTCCACTGTGAACGTCGCCAAAATCTAG
- the qrcC gene encoding menaquinone reductase iron-sulfur cluster-binding subunit QrcC translates to MHYKEFKIKWGMVIDIDKCTGCGACMVGCQVENNIAPMTKSDPYNYVQALTKPRDDASNKLRTLTWMNVYELSNGKAFPEHETAYLPRPCMQCGNPACVPVCPVVATEKNEEGGIVSQIYPRCIGCRYCMAACPYHARYFNWWDPLWPEGMDKGLSPATSVRPRGVVEKCNFCHSRYLQAKDKARLDGEDPMNLPEGAYTTACADICPTKAITFGDLNNPEHKVHELAKSPHAFRLLEKLGLHPQVYYMSEREWVRKQGDNYNAEAGGHH, encoded by the coding sequence ATGCATTATAAAGAATTCAAAATCAAATGGGGCATGGTCATTGATATTGACAAGTGCACCGGCTGCGGGGCCTGCATGGTCGGCTGCCAGGTGGAGAACAATATCGCTCCTATGACCAAAAGCGACCCCTATAACTATGTTCAGGCTCTGACCAAGCCGCGCGACGACGCGTCGAACAAGCTCAGGACCCTGACCTGGATGAACGTCTACGAGCTGTCCAACGGCAAGGCCTTCCCGGAACACGAGACCGCCTACCTGCCGCGTCCCTGCATGCAGTGCGGCAACCCGGCCTGCGTGCCCGTTTGCCCGGTCGTGGCCACGGAAAAGAACGAGGAGGGCGGCATCGTCTCCCAGATCTACCCCCGTTGCATCGGGTGTAGGTACTGCATGGCCGCCTGCCCTTACCATGCCCGGTACTTCAACTGGTGGGATCCGCTCTGGCCCGAAGGTATGGACAAGGGGCTGAGCCCTGCCACCTCCGTGCGTCCCCGCGGCGTGGTCGAGAAGTGCAACTTCTGCCATTCCCGCTACCTGCAGGCCAAGGACAAGGCCCGCTTGGACGGCGAAGATCCGATGAACCTGCCCGAGGGTGCGTACACCACCGCCTGCGCCGACATCTGTCCGACCAAGGCGATCACCTTCGGCGACCTGAACAATCCGGAGCACAAGGTGCACGAGCTCGCCAAGAGCCCGCACGCGTTCCGTCTGCTCGAGAAGCTGGGGCTGCATCCGCAGGTCTACTACATGTCCGAGCGCGAATGGGTCCGCAAGCAGGGCGACAACTACAACGCCGAAGCCGGCGGACACCACTAG
- the qrcD gene encoding menaquinone reductase integral membrane subunit QrcD, protein MDSKLFPEGVQRCSFGKFLIWTAVILAFFLWGLYAAVLVLYNGIGTTGLDNYFGFGAWITFDLAVIALGAGAFFTGLLKYILKIKQLEKIINLTVVVGFICYSGAMLVLTLDIGQPGRAWFGYWHPNVHSMLTEVIFCITCYCTVLIIEFVPLVLEQKQLNKIPFIHALAHNMHVNMALFAGIGAFLSTFHQGSLGGMYGVLIGRPFAFREGFFIWPWTFFLFVLSAVGSGPVFTVLVCTFMEKLTGKKLVDFKTKALMGKIAGTMLTVYMFFKILDTWAWATGYLPSVGLTFDQMFYGMVYGKWLLYTEIVLCGVVPAIMLITPSIRNRPALLYTAAILDCAGVSLNRYIFTVQTIAFPAMPFDKWQVYAPNWVEYASSIMIVAYGFLVLTLVYRYLPLFPQERELN, encoded by the coding sequence ATGGATAGCAAACTCTTCCCGGAAGGGGTGCAGCGCTGCTCTTTCGGCAAGTTCCTGATTTGGACAGCCGTCATTCTGGCCTTCTTCCTGTGGGGCCTCTACGCCGCCGTGCTCGTCCTCTACAACGGCATCGGCACCACCGGCCTGGACAACTACTTCGGGTTCGGTGCCTGGATCACCTTCGACCTGGCCGTGATCGCCCTGGGCGCCGGTGCGTTCTTCACCGGACTGCTCAAGTACATCCTCAAGATCAAACAGCTTGAGAAGATCATCAACCTGACCGTGGTCGTGGGCTTTATCTGCTACTCCGGCGCCATGCTGGTCCTGACGCTCGACATCGGGCAGCCCGGCCGCGCGTGGTTCGGCTACTGGCATCCTAACGTCCACTCCATGCTGACTGAAGTTATCTTCTGCATCACCTGCTACTGCACCGTCTTGATCATCGAGTTCGTCCCGCTGGTCCTGGAGCAGAAGCAGCTGAACAAGATTCCCTTCATCCACGCCCTGGCCCATAACATGCATGTGAACATGGCGCTGTTTGCCGGTATCGGCGCGTTCCTGTCCACCTTCCACCAGGGTTCCCTGGGCGGCATGTACGGCGTCCTGATCGGCCGTCCCTTCGCCTTCCGCGAAGGCTTCTTCATCTGGCCGTGGACCTTCTTCCTGTTCGTCCTCTCCGCCGTCGGCTCCGGGCCGGTCTTCACCGTCCTGGTCTGTACCTTCATGGAGAAGCTGACCGGCAAGAAACTCGTGGACTTCAAGACCAAGGCCCTCATGGGCAAGATCGCCGGCACCATGCTGACCGTCTACATGTTCTTCAAGATCCTCGATACCTGGGCGTGGGCCACCGGCTACCTGCCCTCCGTGGGCCTGACCTTTGACCAGATGTTCTACGGCATGGTCTACGGCAAGTGGCTGCTCTACACCGAGATCGTCCTGTGCGGCGTGGTTCCGGCCATCATGCTGATCACCCCGTCCATCCGCAATCGTCCGGCCCTGCTGTACACCGCGGCCATCCTGGACTGCGCGGGCGTGTCCCTGAACCGGTACATCTTCACCGTCCAGACCATCGCTTTCCCGGCCATGCCCTTCGACAAGTGGCAGGTTTACGCCCCCAACTGGGTGGAGTACGCCTCCTCGATCATGATCGTGGCCTACGGCTTCCTGGTCCTGACCCTGGTGTACCGCTATCTGCCGCTGTTCCCGCAGGAACGCGAATTGAACTAG